In the Lates calcarifer isolate ASB-BC8 linkage group LG24, TLL_Latcal_v3, whole genome shotgun sequence genome, one interval contains:
- the ggh gene encoding gamma-glutamyl hydrolase, with product MATLRRATVCFTFRNMIVMFLCVSLVCLPFYSSAKRNDRPIIGVLAQEVYSPKPNQTAYIAASYVKFLESAGARVVPVMINQTLEEYKTLFNSINGILYPGGGVSIISSGYERAAKIFYELAIEANNRGDYFPVWGTCLGFEQLTYLTSGKTVLSYTNTSGVPLPLDFTNETKDSRMFKGFPPELMKDLASEPLTENSHKWSLALLTYNTNEELKKFYKVLSTNTDGKTEFVSTVEAYDYPIYGTQWHPEKNAFEWTRPYIPHTPSAIKTTFYMAEFFVNEARKNFHSFESEEGERKALIYNYNPVYTGHQSGFEQIYFF from the exons ATGGCGACACTCAGACGTGCTACAGtatgttttacatttagaaACATGATTGTGATGTTTCTATGCGTTTCACTTGTATGTCTGCCGTTTTATTCTTCAGCCAAGAGAAACGACAGACCTATAATAG GTGTCCTGGCTCAAGAGGTTTATTCACCCAAACCAAATCAAACAGCTTACATCGCTGCCTCATATGTCAAGTTCCTGGAGTCAGCAGGAGCAAGGGTTGTCCCGGTCAT GATTAACCAAACACTGGAGGAGTACAAGACACTCTTCAACTCCATTAACGG GATCCTTTACCCAGGCGGGGGTGTCAGCATTATCTCATCTGGTTATGAAAGGGCTGCAAAAATCTTTTATGAACTCGCTATTGAG GCAAACAACAGAGGTGACTACTTTCCTGTGTGGGGCACCTGTCTTGGATTTGAGCAGCTGACCTATTTGACAAGTGGAAAGACAGTACTATCATATACCAATACAAGTGGTGTGCCGTTGCCTCTCGACTTCACTAATG AAACCAAAGACAGCCGAATGTTTAAAGGCTTCCCTCCTGAACTCATGAAAGATCTGGCTTCTGAGCCGCTGACGGAAAACTCTCACAAGTGGAGTTTGGCTTTGTTG ACTTACAACACAAATGAGGAGCTGAAGAAGTTCTACAAAGTTCTCTCCAcaaatacagatggaaaaaCAGAGTTTGTTTCAACAGTGGAAG CGTATGATTACCCAATCTATGGGACACAGTGGCAtccagaaaaaaatgcatttgaatgGACAAGGCCCTACATTCCACACACTCCATCAGCAATCAAGACCACCTTCTATATGGCTGAATTCTTCGTCAATGAAG CCAGGAAGAACTTTCACAGCTTTGAGTCtgaagagggggagaggaaagCGCTCATATATAACTACAATCCTGTTTACACTGGACACCAGAGTGGCTTCGAGCAAATCTATTTTTTCTGA
- the LOC108885090 gene encoding apolipoprotein D codes for MKGFQVLFVLLLAAVSADTQSFHLGNCPQPSVQEDFNVTEYMGTWYEIEKLPAAFERGKCNRATYSLLADGTVKVHNAELLSNGKINSIDGVAKVINESQPAILGVSFFREYLSL; via the exons ATGAAGGGATTCCAG GTCCTGTTTGTGCTTCTCCTGGCTGCTGTGTCAGCTGACACTCAGTCTTTCCACCTTGGCAACTGCCCTCAGCCATCTGTTCAAGAGGACTTCAATGTCACAGAG TATATGGGTACCTGGTATGAAATAGAGAAGCTCCCAGCTGCatttgaaagaggaaaatgtaACCGAGCCACATATTCTCTACTTGCTGATGGGACGGTCAAGGTTCACAATGCAGAGTTGCT GTCTAATGGGAAGATAAATTCAATTGATGGTGTGGCTAAAGTCATAAATGAATCTCAACCTGCCATTCTGGGTGTCAGCTTCTTTAGGG AATACCTTTCATTATAG